A genomic stretch from Setaria viridis chromosome 1, Setaria_viridis_v4.0, whole genome shotgun sequence includes:
- the LOC117861803 gene encoding alpha-1,3-arabinosyltransferase XAT2 isoform X1 yields the protein MKAVERAKLVRSLRQESRRLRLLVLVIGFFLVTLTFVIVSKPDALLFNLNGRLSVDQAPRSLLIRQRVDADDAGSRRSADTLAAAAEDPKVVDDDNAAKEAHANTRDVIAPTLLFTTGASEEEKRVLTSEPEQGKMMEDTASGGEDEEGSKVLLEGHQEHQEHKVTLPTVSNYTIRDAAEDSDNGKQEDGKTDSEIKLAMAVAQSNGRDRSHQPALDNLEWDKPLCDFSNFRANVCEMRGNIRIHPNGSSVMYMEPAGSNRDEQWKIKPYPRKGDELCLSHITEVTVQSSKVAPECTKYHDVPAVIFALTGYTGNLFHDFTDVLVPLFTTASEFNGEVQFLITDMAIWWTRKYAVVFEKLTKYPLIDFNKDTEVRCFKHAIIGLHAYMEFTIDPLKAPHNYSMVDFNTFMRRTYSLPRDSVTALGEIPKTRPRLLIISRQRTRMFLNLKEIVAMAEEIGYEVVVEEANVNSNVAHFAKVVNSVDVMMGVHGAGLTNCVFLPHSAILIQIVPWGALDGICRIDFGYPAEQMGLRYKHYSIGVHESSLTDQYPMDHEIFKNPLAFHKNGFEFVRQTFMDTQNVRLDCNRFRPILLEALDQLNQ from the exons ATGAAGGCGGTGGAGCGCGCGAAGCTGGTGCGGAGCCTCCGGCAGGAGTCGCGGCGGCTGCGCCTGCTCGTTCTCGTCATCGGCTTCTTCCTCGTCACCCTCACCTTCGTCATCGTCTCCAAGCCCGACGCGCTCCTCTTCAACC TGAATGGCAGGCTGTCGGTGGACCAGGCGCCGCGTTCACTCCTGATCCGCCAGCGggtcgacgccgacgacgccggctCCAGGAGATCCGCCGACActctcgccgctgccgccgaggaTCCCAAGGTGGTCGACGACGACAACGCCGCCAAGGAAGCCCACGCCAACACCAGAG ATGTCATAGCACCGACCCTTCTATTTACGACAGGAGCCAGTGAAGAGGAGAAGAGGGTGCTTACTAGTGAGCCCGAGCAGGGCAAAATGATGGAGGACACCGCATCTG GTGGGGAAGACGAAGAGGGGAGTAAAGTCCTGCTTGAGGGGCACCAAGAGCACCAGGAGCACAAGGTGACCCTCCCAACTGTTTCCAATTATACCATTCGTGATGCCGCTGAGGACAGCGACAATGGCAAGCAAGAAG ATGGCAAAACAGACTCGGAAATTAAGCTCGCAATGGCTGTTGCCCAGAGCAATGGCAGGGACAGATCTCATCAACCAG CACTGGATAATTTGGAGTGGGACAAACCATTGTGTGATTTCTCAAACTTCCGAGCAAATGTCTGTGAGATGCGAGGTAACATTAGGATACACCCAAATGGCAGTTCAGTAATGTACATGGAGCCTGCAGGTTCAAACAGAGATGAGCAATGGAAAATTAAGCCTTACCCCCGCAAAGGTGATGAATTATGCCTCAGTCATATTACAGAGGTGACGGTTCAGTCCAGCAAAGTGGCACCAGAGTGTACTAAGTACCATGATGTGCCTGCCGTGATCTTTGCTTTGACTGGATATACTGGGAATCTATTCCATGACTTCACTGATGTGCTTGTTCCCCTATTCACAACTGCAAGTGAGTTCAATGGTGAAGTTCAATTCTTAATCACAGACATGGCTATTTGGTGGACAAGGAAGTATGCAGTGGTTTTTGAGAAGCTAACTAAGTACCCATTGATTGATTTCAATAAAGACACCGAGGTGCGTTGCTTTAAGCATGCCATTATTGGCCTTCATGCTTACATGGAGTTCACAATTGACCCATTGAAGGCTCCACACAACTACTCAATGGTGGACTTCAACACGTTCATGCGCAGAACCTACTCACTACCTAGAGATTCAGTGACTGCACTTGGTGAGATCCCTAAGACCAGGCCAAGACTGTTGATTATCTCCAGGCAGCGGACAAGGATGTTCCTCAATCTCAAAGAGATCGTAGCCATGGCTGAGGAGATAGGCTACGAGGTGGTGGTTGAAGAGGCCAATGTGAACTCTAATGTCGCCCATTTCGCCAAGGTAGTTAATTCGGttgatgtgatgatgggtgTTCATGGTGCTGGGCTCACAAATTGTGTGTTCCTTCCACACAGTGCTATATTAATTCAGATTGTACCATGGGGTGCCCTGGATGGGATATGCCGAATTGATTTTGGCTACCCAGCAGAACAAATGGGGCTGAGGTACAAGCATTACAGCATTGGTGTTCACGAAAGCAGCCTCACAGATCAATACCCCATGGATCATGAGATCTTCAAAAACCCGCTTGCATTCCACAAGAATGGATTTGAGTTTGTCCGGCAGACCTTCATGGATACACAGAATGTGAGGCTTGATTGTAACCGATTCAGACCTATACTCCTCGAGGCCCTTGATCAATTGAACCAATGA
- the LOC117861803 gene encoding alpha-1,3-arabinosyltransferase XAT2 isoform X2 — protein MKAVERAKLVRSLRQESRRLRLLVLVIGFFLVTLTFVIVSKPDALLFNLNGRLSVDQAPRSLLIRQRVDADDAGSRRSADTLAAAAEDPKVVDDDNAAKEAHANTRAPTLLFTTGASEEEKRVLTSEPEQGKMMEDTASGGEDEEGSKVLLEGHQEHQEHKVTLPTVSNYTIRDAAEDSDNGKQEDGKTDSEIKLAMAVAQSNGRDRSHQPALDNLEWDKPLCDFSNFRANVCEMRGNIRIHPNGSSVMYMEPAGSNRDEQWKIKPYPRKGDELCLSHITEVTVQSSKVAPECTKYHDVPAVIFALTGYTGNLFHDFTDVLVPLFTTASEFNGEVQFLITDMAIWWTRKYAVVFEKLTKYPLIDFNKDTEVRCFKHAIIGLHAYMEFTIDPLKAPHNYSMVDFNTFMRRTYSLPRDSVTALGEIPKTRPRLLIISRQRTRMFLNLKEIVAMAEEIGYEVVVEEANVNSNVAHFAKVVNSVDVMMGVHGAGLTNCVFLPHSAILIQIVPWGALDGICRIDFGYPAEQMGLRYKHYSIGVHESSLTDQYPMDHEIFKNPLAFHKNGFEFVRQTFMDTQNVRLDCNRFRPILLEALDQLNQ, from the exons ATGAAGGCGGTGGAGCGCGCGAAGCTGGTGCGGAGCCTCCGGCAGGAGTCGCGGCGGCTGCGCCTGCTCGTTCTCGTCATCGGCTTCTTCCTCGTCACCCTCACCTTCGTCATCGTCTCCAAGCCCGACGCGCTCCTCTTCAACC TGAATGGCAGGCTGTCGGTGGACCAGGCGCCGCGTTCACTCCTGATCCGCCAGCGggtcgacgccgacgacgccggctCCAGGAGATCCGCCGACActctcgccgctgccgccgaggaTCCCAAGGTGGTCGACGACGACAACGCCGCCAAGGAAGCCCACGCCAACACCAGAG CACCGACCCTTCTATTTACGACAGGAGCCAGTGAAGAGGAGAAGAGGGTGCTTACTAGTGAGCCCGAGCAGGGCAAAATGATGGAGGACACCGCATCTG GTGGGGAAGACGAAGAGGGGAGTAAAGTCCTGCTTGAGGGGCACCAAGAGCACCAGGAGCACAAGGTGACCCTCCCAACTGTTTCCAATTATACCATTCGTGATGCCGCTGAGGACAGCGACAATGGCAAGCAAGAAG ATGGCAAAACAGACTCGGAAATTAAGCTCGCAATGGCTGTTGCCCAGAGCAATGGCAGGGACAGATCTCATCAACCAG CACTGGATAATTTGGAGTGGGACAAACCATTGTGTGATTTCTCAAACTTCCGAGCAAATGTCTGTGAGATGCGAGGTAACATTAGGATACACCCAAATGGCAGTTCAGTAATGTACATGGAGCCTGCAGGTTCAAACAGAGATGAGCAATGGAAAATTAAGCCTTACCCCCGCAAAGGTGATGAATTATGCCTCAGTCATATTACAGAGGTGACGGTTCAGTCCAGCAAAGTGGCACCAGAGTGTACTAAGTACCATGATGTGCCTGCCGTGATCTTTGCTTTGACTGGATATACTGGGAATCTATTCCATGACTTCACTGATGTGCTTGTTCCCCTATTCACAACTGCAAGTGAGTTCAATGGTGAAGTTCAATTCTTAATCACAGACATGGCTATTTGGTGGACAAGGAAGTATGCAGTGGTTTTTGAGAAGCTAACTAAGTACCCATTGATTGATTTCAATAAAGACACCGAGGTGCGTTGCTTTAAGCATGCCATTATTGGCCTTCATGCTTACATGGAGTTCACAATTGACCCATTGAAGGCTCCACACAACTACTCAATGGTGGACTTCAACACGTTCATGCGCAGAACCTACTCACTACCTAGAGATTCAGTGACTGCACTTGGTGAGATCCCTAAGACCAGGCCAAGACTGTTGATTATCTCCAGGCAGCGGACAAGGATGTTCCTCAATCTCAAAGAGATCGTAGCCATGGCTGAGGAGATAGGCTACGAGGTGGTGGTTGAAGAGGCCAATGTGAACTCTAATGTCGCCCATTTCGCCAAGGTAGTTAATTCGGttgatgtgatgatgggtgTTCATGGTGCTGGGCTCACAAATTGTGTGTTCCTTCCACACAGTGCTATATTAATTCAGATTGTACCATGGGGTGCCCTGGATGGGATATGCCGAATTGATTTTGGCTACCCAGCAGAACAAATGGGGCTGAGGTACAAGCATTACAGCATTGGTGTTCACGAAAGCAGCCTCACAGATCAATACCCCATGGATCATGAGATCTTCAAAAACCCGCTTGCATTCCACAAGAATGGATTTGAGTTTGTCCGGCAGACCTTCATGGATACACAGAATGTGAGGCTTGATTGTAACCGATTCAGACCTATACTCCTCGAGGCCCTTGATCAATTGAACCAATGA
- the LOC117861803 gene encoding alpha-1,3-arabinosyltransferase XAT2 isoform X3, protein MKAVERAKLVRSLRQESRRLRLLVLVIGFFLVTLTFVIVSKPDALLFNLNGRLSVDQAPRSLLIRQRVDADDAGSRRSADTLAAAAEDPKVVDDDNAAKEAHANTRGASEEEKRVLTSEPEQGKMMEDTASGGEDEEGSKVLLEGHQEHQEHKVTLPTVSNYTIRDAAEDSDNGKQEDGKTDSEIKLAMAVAQSNGRDRSHQPALDNLEWDKPLCDFSNFRANVCEMRGNIRIHPNGSSVMYMEPAGSNRDEQWKIKPYPRKGDELCLSHITEVTVQSSKVAPECTKYHDVPAVIFALTGYTGNLFHDFTDVLVPLFTTASEFNGEVQFLITDMAIWWTRKYAVVFEKLTKYPLIDFNKDTEVRCFKHAIIGLHAYMEFTIDPLKAPHNYSMVDFNTFMRRTYSLPRDSVTALGEIPKTRPRLLIISRQRTRMFLNLKEIVAMAEEIGYEVVVEEANVNSNVAHFAKVVNSVDVMMGVHGAGLTNCVFLPHSAILIQIVPWGALDGICRIDFGYPAEQMGLRYKHYSIGVHESSLTDQYPMDHEIFKNPLAFHKNGFEFVRQTFMDTQNVRLDCNRFRPILLEALDQLNQ, encoded by the exons ATGAAGGCGGTGGAGCGCGCGAAGCTGGTGCGGAGCCTCCGGCAGGAGTCGCGGCGGCTGCGCCTGCTCGTTCTCGTCATCGGCTTCTTCCTCGTCACCCTCACCTTCGTCATCGTCTCCAAGCCCGACGCGCTCCTCTTCAACC TGAATGGCAGGCTGTCGGTGGACCAGGCGCCGCGTTCACTCCTGATCCGCCAGCGggtcgacgccgacgacgccggctCCAGGAGATCCGCCGACActctcgccgctgccgccgaggaTCCCAAGGTGGTCGACGACGACAACGCCGCCAAGGAAGCCCACGCCAACACCAGAG GAGCCAGTGAAGAGGAGAAGAGGGTGCTTACTAGTGAGCCCGAGCAGGGCAAAATGATGGAGGACACCGCATCTG GTGGGGAAGACGAAGAGGGGAGTAAAGTCCTGCTTGAGGGGCACCAAGAGCACCAGGAGCACAAGGTGACCCTCCCAACTGTTTCCAATTATACCATTCGTGATGCCGCTGAGGACAGCGACAATGGCAAGCAAGAAG ATGGCAAAACAGACTCGGAAATTAAGCTCGCAATGGCTGTTGCCCAGAGCAATGGCAGGGACAGATCTCATCAACCAG CACTGGATAATTTGGAGTGGGACAAACCATTGTGTGATTTCTCAAACTTCCGAGCAAATGTCTGTGAGATGCGAGGTAACATTAGGATACACCCAAATGGCAGTTCAGTAATGTACATGGAGCCTGCAGGTTCAAACAGAGATGAGCAATGGAAAATTAAGCCTTACCCCCGCAAAGGTGATGAATTATGCCTCAGTCATATTACAGAGGTGACGGTTCAGTCCAGCAAAGTGGCACCAGAGTGTACTAAGTACCATGATGTGCCTGCCGTGATCTTTGCTTTGACTGGATATACTGGGAATCTATTCCATGACTTCACTGATGTGCTTGTTCCCCTATTCACAACTGCAAGTGAGTTCAATGGTGAAGTTCAATTCTTAATCACAGACATGGCTATTTGGTGGACAAGGAAGTATGCAGTGGTTTTTGAGAAGCTAACTAAGTACCCATTGATTGATTTCAATAAAGACACCGAGGTGCGTTGCTTTAAGCATGCCATTATTGGCCTTCATGCTTACATGGAGTTCACAATTGACCCATTGAAGGCTCCACACAACTACTCAATGGTGGACTTCAACACGTTCATGCGCAGAACCTACTCACTACCTAGAGATTCAGTGACTGCACTTGGTGAGATCCCTAAGACCAGGCCAAGACTGTTGATTATCTCCAGGCAGCGGACAAGGATGTTCCTCAATCTCAAAGAGATCGTAGCCATGGCTGAGGAGATAGGCTACGAGGTGGTGGTTGAAGAGGCCAATGTGAACTCTAATGTCGCCCATTTCGCCAAGGTAGTTAATTCGGttgatgtgatgatgggtgTTCATGGTGCTGGGCTCACAAATTGTGTGTTCCTTCCACACAGTGCTATATTAATTCAGATTGTACCATGGGGTGCCCTGGATGGGATATGCCGAATTGATTTTGGCTACCCAGCAGAACAAATGGGGCTGAGGTACAAGCATTACAGCATTGGTGTTCACGAAAGCAGCCTCACAGATCAATACCCCATGGATCATGAGATCTTCAAAAACCCGCTTGCATTCCACAAGAATGGATTTGAGTTTGTCCGGCAGACCTTCATGGATACACAGAATGTGAGGCTTGATTGTAACCGATTCAGACCTATACTCCTCGAGGCCCTTGATCAATTGAACCAATGA